The following coding sequences lie in one Alicyclobacillus curvatus genomic window:
- the istA gene encoding IS21 family transposase yields the protein MRKIKEVLRLYHDVHLSERAISRSVNLSRDTVSRILGGFSEVGLSWPLTPDIDDPKLETLLFPNPQGRPKNCEEPDWNYIHLEYKKKGVTLQLLWEEYKAEHQDGYQYSQFCERYRQWKKTLQISMRQEHRAGEKMFVDYAGPTVPYIDLETGEVLQAQIFVAVLGATSYTFVEAQPSQALASFIGGHVHAFEFFGGVPQLIVPDNLKSAVLQPDRYEPIPNASYHEMAAHYGTAILPARPRKPKDKPHAEAGVLLAERWILAVLRNRRFFSIDEINQAIRPLVTKLNEKPFQKLEGSRRSLFERIDQPALRPLPTSRYEFAVWRKVKANIDYHVEASKSYYSVPYQLVGKELEVRLTQSVVEIFHRGTRVASHPRTYKKGKYVTEPAHRPKSHQKHVEWSPSRLIDWGKSIGPNTGELVKQLIESRPHPEQGYRSCLGLIRLSESYPRERFENAARRALALNSYSYKTVKSILKSNVDQCTLPLDMSEAPPITHENIRGPEYYSNPLSARKDLIN from the coding sequence GTGTCGAGGATTCTTGGTGGGTTTAGTGAGGTCGGATTATCATGGCCACTGACCCCTGACATCGACGACCCAAAGTTAGAAACACTGTTGTTTCCCAACCCCCAGGGTCGCCCCAAGAACTGCGAGGAACCCGACTGGAACTACATTCATCTTGAGTACAAGAAGAAAGGTGTCACACTGCAACTACTGTGGGAGGAGTATAAGGCAGAGCACCAGGATGGATACCAGTACAGCCAGTTCTGTGAACGCTATCGACAGTGGAAGAAGACACTTCAGATTTCCATGCGGCAAGAGCATCGCGCGGGAGAGAAAATGTTTGTAGACTACGCAGGTCCGACAGTTCCGTACATTGACTTGGAAACCGGGGAGGTCCTACAAGCACAAATATTTGTGGCAGTGCTAGGTGCCACTAGTTATACCTTTGTGGAAGCACAACCGTCGCAAGCTCTAGCTTCATTTATCGGTGGACATGTGCACGCCTTTGAGTTTTTTGGAGGTGTTCCGCAACTCATTGTTCCAGACAACCTCAAATCCGCGGTGTTGCAACCAGACCGTTACGAACCTATTCCCAACGCGTCATACCATGAGATGGCAGCTCATTACGGTACAGCCATCCTGCCAGCTCGCCCCAGAAAACCAAAGGACAAGCCCCATGCGGAAGCAGGGGTATTACTTGCTGAACGCTGGATCCTAGCGGTCTTACGGAACCGGCGCTTCTTCAGCATAGACGAGATTAATCAAGCCATTCGTCCGTTAGTTACCAAGCTCAATGAGAAGCCGTTTCAGAAGCTGGAGGGCTCACGCAGGTCCCTGTTTGAGCGCATTGACCAGCCAGCCCTCCGACCGCTTCCTACCTCCCGGTATGAGTTCGCCGTGTGGCGAAAGGTGAAGGCAAACATAGACTACCACGTAGAAGCAAGCAAGTCCTACTACAGTGTTCCATATCAACTGGTCGGCAAGGAACTAGAGGTTCGGCTCACCCAGAGTGTCGTGGAAATCTTTCACCGAGGAACACGAGTTGCTAGTCACCCTAGAACGTACAAAAAAGGGAAATACGTCACCGAGCCTGCACACCGCCCGAAGTCTCATCAAAAGCACGTAGAGTGGTCACCCTCCCGGCTCATTGACTGGGGCAAGAGCATCGGTCCGAACACTGGGGAGCTCGTAAAGCAGCTTATCGAAAGCCGTCCGCACCCTGAACAAGGATATCGCTCGTGTCTGGGCCTCATTCGTCTCAGCGAGAGTTACCCAAGAGAGCGCTTTGAGAATGCAGCAAGGCGGGCACTGGCTCTAAATTCGTATTCTTACAAGACCGTAAAATCAATTCTCAAGTCAAACGTTGACCAGTGCACTCTGCCCTTGGATATGTCTGAAGCTCCGCCCATTACGCACGAGAATATCCGTGGACCTGAATACTACAGCAATCCGTTAAGTGCGAGAAAAGACCTTATCAACTAA
- a CDS encoding ATP-binding protein yields the protein MLNNQTIQILREMRLPGMADAYAHQLQTPNLSELTFEERFGMLVDAEYTARQNHRLTRLLREAHLKVQAHPEDIDYHQARGVDQGLLRSLFTGQWIASHHNLILTGPTGPVSWYSSSLFGHSKGLIPSELQLNFTVFV from the coding sequence GTGCTCAACAATCAAACCATACAGATTTTGCGTGAGATGCGACTACCAGGCATGGCAGATGCCTACGCTCATCAACTTCAAACACCTAATCTCTCTGAGCTGACCTTTGAAGAGAGATTTGGCATGCTTGTTGACGCAGAGTACACTGCACGCCAGAATCACCGACTCACAAGACTGCTCCGGGAAGCCCATCTAAAGGTTCAAGCACACCCAGAAGACATTGACTATCATCAGGCACGCGGAGTCGACCAAGGATTACTCCGCAGCCTCTTCACCGGACAGTGGATCGCCTCTCATCATAATCTTATTCTGACCGGCCCGACAGGTCCTGTGTCATGGTACTCCTCCTCGCTATTTGGCCACTCGAAAGGTCTAATCCCCAGTGAATTGCAGCTAAATTTCACCGTCTTCGTGTAA
- a CDS encoding recombinase family protein — MSQVLGHLESQQRQYELVERAKTLGWVAPQILVIDQDLGQSGADGGRAGFKQLVADVGLGDVGIILGLEVSRLARNNADWYHLLDLCAMCNTLIADSDGVYDPSSYNDRLLLGLKGTMSEAELHLIRSRMQGGLLHKAQKGELKTWLPAGYEYDDDDKVVVARNEAIVTAIQLVFQQFLVLKTARRVLTWFRAEEIQVPVMHPSKGLTWKLPTYKTIHGILTNPIYAGTFVFGRTKYEKSIGPDGRLQVKARQVAREEWPIVIHDHHEPYISWDTFVTNQELLRRNFKGPRNSGSPQQGAALLQGLLVCGKCGRRMLVSYGGKGGNVQRYICGQAQRMQGAEHVCQGLGGKRLDQHVARLFLDTVTPARLAIIGEAMEQAEMRHVAEEKLLEKQLEKALYDAERAKRQYDRVEPENRLVARTMEKAWERGLREVQRVQKLLEERRDRKHNPLTAEEKSRIHALGRGLKRVWNSPQTTNRDRKELLRTLIRSIVVLVDQEQRVARCTVQWEGGAVTHFTSPLNKVGHHGNSTEEETVDLVRRLALHYPDDVIARILVRQHIRTGKGNNFNAGRVCSLRNHYNIPVFSGHSNTSETENMYTVAQAADELSVSTATVLRWLREGFIQGQQVAQGAPWQIEITDHLRERLVNEPSVDWVELRVAADRLNCTRQTVLNRMRSGLLPAVYVQNGKRRGYRFHVPLAPTEVPFL; from the coding sequence ATGTCGCAGGTTCTTGGCCATTTAGAAAGCCAGCAAAGACAATATGAGTTAGTTGAACGTGCTAAGACCTTAGGCTGGGTAGCACCACAGATTCTAGTTATAGACCAGGACCTAGGGCAGAGTGGTGCGGACGGAGGACGTGCCGGATTCAAGCAGCTCGTTGCAGACGTCGGACTCGGTGATGTTGGTATCATTCTTGGACTCGAAGTCTCTCGTCTTGCCCGGAACAATGCGGATTGGTACCACTTGTTGGACCTATGTGCAATGTGTAATACACTGATCGCTGATTCGGATGGAGTCTACGATCCTTCGTCGTACAATGATCGGTTGCTACTAGGGTTAAAGGGAACGATGAGTGAGGCTGAACTGCATCTCATTCGCAGTCGGATGCAAGGTGGTTTATTGCATAAAGCTCAGAAGGGGGAACTCAAAACTTGGCTGCCGGCTGGCTATGAGTATGATGACGATGACAAAGTGGTGGTTGCGCGTAATGAAGCGATTGTGACAGCCATCCAACTGGTCTTTCAACAATTTCTTGTACTGAAAACGGCCAGACGGGTGCTCACCTGGTTTCGGGCCGAAGAAATTCAAGTTCCTGTCATGCACCCAAGTAAGGGCCTAACATGGAAACTCCCCACTTATAAAACGATCCACGGGATCCTGACCAATCCTATATACGCTGGCACTTTTGTGTTCGGTAGAACTAAATATGAAAAGTCTATAGGGCCAGACGGTCGGCTTCAGGTGAAAGCCAGGCAGGTGGCCCGCGAGGAATGGCCCATTGTAATTCACGATCATCATGAGCCCTATATTTCTTGGGATACCTTTGTTACCAACCAGGAACTCCTACGTCGGAACTTTAAAGGCCCCCGGAACTCAGGTTCCCCCCAGCAGGGAGCGGCCTTACTTCAGGGGCTGCTAGTTTGCGGAAAGTGTGGCCGCAGGATGTTGGTTTCTTATGGCGGTAAAGGTGGCAACGTGCAGAGATATATTTGTGGCCAAGCACAAAGAATGCAAGGGGCCGAGCATGTCTGTCAAGGACTTGGCGGAAAGCGCTTGGACCAGCACGTTGCTCGCCTTTTTCTTGACACCGTAACACCCGCCAGATTAGCAATTATTGGTGAAGCAATGGAGCAGGCCGAAATGAGACATGTTGCTGAGGAAAAACTTCTTGAGAAGCAACTTGAAAAGGCTCTTTACGATGCTGAACGTGCCAAACGGCAATACGATCGAGTTGAGCCGGAAAACAGACTGGTTGCTCGTACGATGGAAAAAGCTTGGGAGCGAGGGTTGCGTGAAGTGCAACGCGTACAAAAGCTGCTTGAGGAGCGTCGGGACCGCAAACATAATCCCTTAACTGCCGAAGAAAAGAGTCGGATACATGCTCTGGGAAGGGGGCTGAAAAGGGTCTGGAATTCACCACAAACTACCAATAGGGATCGAAAGGAACTCCTTAGAACACTCATTAGGAGCATCGTAGTTCTTGTTGATCAAGAGCAGCGTGTGGCCCGTTGCACGGTTCAATGGGAGGGCGGTGCTGTCACGCATTTTACCAGCCCACTCAATAAGGTCGGGCATCACGGAAATTCTACAGAAGAGGAGACGGTCGACCTTGTTCGACGTTTAGCGCTTCATTACCCTGATGATGTGATTGCACGGATTTTGGTACGTCAACACATTCGCACTGGAAAGGGTAACAATTTCAACGCGGGCCGAGTCTGTTCACTCAGAAATCACTATAACATTCCCGTCTTCTCCGGCCATTCAAACACGTCCGAGACTGAAAACATGTATACCGTAGCCCAGGCTGCTGACGAACTAAGCGTGAGTACTGCTACCGTGCTGAGATGGTTGCGAGAGGGTTTCATTCAAGGGCAGCAAGTTGCCCAGGGGGCTCCTTGGCAGATTGAAATTACCGACCATCTACGGGAACGGCTGGTGAACGAGCCATCTGTGGATTGGGTTGAGTTAAGAGTAGCTGCGGATCGTCTGAACTGTACGAGACAGACCGTATTGAATCGCATGCGCAGTGGACTGTTGCCCGCTGTCTATGTTCAAAATGGTAAGCGAAGGGGATACCGATTTCATGTTCCGCTAGCGCCGACAGAAGTGCCCTTTCTCTGA
- a CDS encoding ATP-binding protein — MLCRTGIGKTFIACALGTSACRLGLRVRYYRLSRLFQEMFVARGDGSYSKMVKALLKVDLLILDDWGLAQMSAQESRDLLDVMDDRFSTHSTCIISQIPVEHWHQQFVDSTVADAILDRLVHNAHQLNLRGESMRKVTSNLSKTEESGK, encoded by the coding sequence GTGCTGTGTCGTACCGGTATTGGTAAGACATTCATCGCTTGCGCCCTGGGTACATCAGCTTGCCGTTTAGGATTGAGAGTACGATACTACCGACTTTCTCGTCTGTTCCAGGAAATGTTTGTCGCTCGAGGAGATGGATCGTACTCGAAGATGGTAAAAGCATTGCTAAAAGTCGACTTACTGATTCTTGACGATTGGGGGTTGGCTCAAATGTCTGCACAAGAGAGCCGTGACCTACTGGACGTCATGGACGACCGCTTCTCAACACACTCGACCTGTATTATCAGCCAAATTCCTGTTGAACACTGGCATCAGCAATTCGTTGACTCGACGGTCGCAGATGCGATTCTTGACCGCCTCGTACACAATGCTCACCAACTAAATTTGAGAGGAGAATCCATGCGGAAAGTTACAAGTAACTTGTCAAAAACCGAGGAGTCTGGTAAGTAG
- a CDS encoding NUDIX domain-containing protein, whose product MGVSHLQNRTVLVASVSVVRDGSVLMVRDGKASAKDLWNFPSGHVEFGEDILAAACRECKEETGLDVKLTNTTGIYNFESNTHDQVILFNFTAEVIGGIQNVGLYPDVSEATWMQLSELVKMDDKELRESRVIRQITQNLISRHFYPLTLFNQTLRQISTGGKCSTARPYS is encoded by the coding sequence ATGGGAGTGAGTCACTTGCAAAATAGGACGGTACTGGTTGCCAGCGTATCCGTAGTTCGAGACGGCTCCGTATTGATGGTGAGGGACGGTAAAGCGTCAGCGAAAGACCTGTGGAACTTCCCATCCGGACATGTTGAATTTGGAGAAGACATATTGGCTGCCGCCTGTAGAGAATGCAAGGAAGAAACAGGATTGGATGTAAAACTCACGAACACTACGGGGATCTATAACTTTGAAAGTAACACTCATGACCAAGTTATCTTGTTCAACTTCACTGCTGAAGTTATTGGTGGTATCCAAAATGTGGGGTTGTATCCGGATGTAAGTGAAGCGACCTGGATGCAGTTGAGTGAACTTGTAAAGATGGACGATAAAGAACTTCGTGAGTCAAGAGTAATTCGGCAAATTACTCAAAATCTGATAAGTCGCCATTTCTATCCATTAACGTTGTTCAATCAGACACTAAGACAAATTTCAACGGGGGGCAAATGCTCAACAGCACGTCCATATAGCTAG
- a CDS encoding SgcJ/EcaC family oxidoreductase has protein sequence MTAFFNEVQDILENYTTAVREQDVEKFVSAYASDIHVYDCWGDWELVGFSRWRESVKEWFDGLSEEGVTLKIDFGDVAVEENSDLAFVRCVVTFAAYNELGQKLRQIANRFTFGLRKEEGSWLIRHQHSSLPINVETGKGIFNLR, from the coding sequence ATGACAGCGTTCTTCAATGAGGTTCAGGATATTCTAGAAAACTACACAACCGCAGTACGTGAGCAAGACGTAGAGAAGTTTGTATCTGCTTACGCTTCTGACATCCACGTTTATGATTGCTGGGGAGATTGGGAATTGGTGGGGTTTTCCCGGTGGAGAGAAAGCGTGAAAGAGTGGTTTGATGGGTTAAGTGAGGAAGGTGTTACACTCAAAATTGATTTCGGCGATGTTGCAGTTGAAGAAAATTCCGATCTCGCTTTTGTTCGTTGTGTTGTTACCTTCGCTGCCTACAATGAATTGGGGCAAAAACTACGTCAGATTGCCAATAGATTCACATTCGGATTGCGCAAAGAAGAGGGGTCTTGGCTCATAAGACACCAGCATTCCTCACTGCCAATCAATGTGGAGACCGGGAAGGGCATTTTTAACTTAAGGTAA
- a CDS encoding DUF4825 domain-containing protein, with amino-acid sequence MLHQAKWRLVPLLVVATLTIVGCSTNQGTGQSSGQSPVQNPGQGSGQSSGQSSGQGTNSALQRTGFLKYEGSYVGDNSAVGQILSMLPAHNYVDKFSLQTEHKPYGITVYYRPGQSGVNAYDQFWNGNKPDVLMAKNAAVLFSLVQNADVIHFDVQDVSTYTFTRADVQQKYGDLSKLFHDDSSFTKFLNS; translated from the coding sequence ATGCTCCATCAAGCAAAATGGCGGCTTGTTCCTTTACTCGTCGTTGCGACCTTGACTATCGTCGGCTGCAGCACCAATCAGGGGACAGGGCAAAGTTCCGGTCAAAGCCCGGTGCAAAATCCTGGTCAGGGTTCTGGCCAAAGTTCTGGTCAGAGTTCTGGTCAAGGTACGAACAGTGCCTTGCAGAGAACTGGCTTTCTCAAATACGAAGGGTCTTATGTCGGCGATAACAGTGCGGTGGGGCAGATATTGTCAATGCTGCCTGCGCACAATTATGTTGACAAATTTAGTTTGCAGACTGAGCACAAGCCCTATGGCATAACGGTTTACTATCGGCCAGGGCAATCAGGTGTGAATGCGTATGACCAGTTTTGGAACGGGAACAAGCCGGATGTACTCATGGCAAAAAATGCGGCCGTGTTGTTCTCGCTTGTGCAAAATGCGGACGTGATACATTTCGACGTCCAGGATGTAAGCACGTATACCTTTACTCGCGCCGATGTGCAGCAGAAATACGGAGACCTCAGCAAGTTATTTCACGACGACTCTTCATTTACCAAGTTTCTGAATTCGTAG